A single genomic interval of Saccharomyces eubayanus strain FM1318 chromosome IV, whole genome shotgun sequence harbors:
- the VHC1 gene encoding Vhc1p: MVSRFYQIPGTHRPASAVSSSNESSSLLSARRISQTYFNYQATPEFQKVSSKYDPDNPNKDKLGTYGGVFVPTALNVLSILMFLRFGFILGQLGIICTIGLLLLSYTINLLTTLSISAISTNGTVRGGGAYYMISRSLGPEFGGSIGLVFFLGQVFNAGMNAVGIIEPLLYNLGHSAHGEPPAAMGELLPRGHWYEFTYATIILFLCFSVAFVGSQTVSRAGNILFLILAASIFSIPLSALIRSPFVEGGISYTGPTWQTFRDNLFPHLTKGAAGSLLKGKETFNDLFGVFFPATAGIFAGAGMSSELRKPSKSIPKGTLWGLLFTFICYAIVVFSMGCSIPRASLHNEVQIIQTISSAQWVIFMGEMATSLFSIIVGMLGAAYVLEAIAKDNIIPGLEIFAHNPVYSLIFTWLLTQLCLFSDVNKIATFITMTFLLTFIVMNLACFLLGISSAPNFRPSFKYFNRYTTAAGALLSVVAMLIVDGVSASVLFLAMILLFLFIHYFSPPKSWGDVSQSLIYHQVRKYLLRLRQDNIKYWRPQILLFVDNPRTSWNLIRFCNHLKKGGLYILGHVAVTADFPKQLNELKTQQKAWIKIRDMAAIKAFVQVGTGPSLIWGIRNVFIGSGLGGMKPNITVVGFFDLDTYKKRVSRNNENNQERLQVTANLPGSSSSDIRINVPLPTDECKNESKVNVQQWVQIVEDLSLMQSNIAIAHGFKVLEIPNKKDRCSPRKTIDLYPIQMCGKVQATDDQPASVTTNFDTYTLILQLAAILITVPEWKHTHALRVILFVEQEYHRTDEVQRMKKLLQILRIEAEVLVVSLDQFRVYNTIVRGDPIVFDYVNAKLADNEWWQDLVEARDTLKPKRRFSTIEPQSIAKQFMQSRKYTSRVQKLGVSFTMNTSMPSNRIENPFESEDSDLDTDLTSIRDSFSTSTIDPGSKEPTVKSKAGSDRTNLFVKNLQNNASTQSLRPVFSSNTLPRTKVVEDGTGEQPTLIPIVEPNLSNGNGNKSKRPVLPELSPCCSKDSLVTAMQNLGFNDLPSTAQHLVLNDMMTQMSKSSDLIFSTLPIPALGTHKDHEASLQYVEDLDIWLEGLPPCMLINSQTMTVTTAL, from the coding sequence ATGGTCAGCAGGTTTTATCAGATTCCAGGTACACATCGGCCTGCATCGGCAgtgtcttcttcaaatgaatCATCGTCTTTGTTGTCAGCAAGGCGAATAAGTCAGACCTACTTTAACTATCAGGCTACTCCtgaatttcaaaaggtATCTTCTAAGTATGATCCCGATAACCCTAATAAGGATAAGTTGGGAACCTACGGTGGTGTGTTTGTACCCACAGCATTGAATGTTTTATCTATTCTTATGTTTCTTCGGTTTGGCTTTATTTTAGGTCAACTCGGTATTATATGCACTATTGGTCTTTTGCTCCTGAGCTATACTATTAATCTCCTCACCACACTTAGTATTTCCGCTATATCTACCAACGGGACTGTAAGGGGCGGAGGCGCTTACTACATgatttcaagaagtttGGGGCCTGAATTCGGAGGATCTATTGGTCTTGTGTTTTTCTTGGGCCAGGTATTCAATGCAGGTATGAACGCCGTAGGTATCATTGAGCCTTTGCTCTACAACTTAGGCCATTCTGCACATGGCGAACCTCCAGCAGCTATGGGAGAACTATTACCAAGAGGACATTGGTACGAGTTCACATATGCTACAATAATCCTTTTTCTGTGCTTTTCAGTGGCATTCGTTGGCTCACAAACCGTGTCTAGAGCAGGGAACATCCTTTTCTTAATATTGGCAGCCTCTATATTTTCCATTCCTCTCTCTGCGCTTATAAGATCTCCGTTTGTTGAAGGTGGAATCAGTTACACAGGCCCCACATGGCAAACTTTCCGTGATAATCTTTTCCCCCATTTGACTAAAGGAGCTGCAGGATCGTTACTTAAGGGCAAAGAAACCTTTAATGATTTATTTGGTGTCTTCTTTCCTGCTACCGCTGGTATATTTGCCGGCGCAGGAATGTCGAGTGAATTAAGAAAGCCCTCTAAATCAATTCCAAAAGGCACTTTATGGGGGTTACTGTTTACTTTTATCTGTTATGCGATCGTTGTTTTCTCTATGGGTTGCTCCATTCCGAGAGCTTCATTACATAATGAAGTACAAATTATCCAAACAATTAGTTCAGCACAATGGGTTATATTCATGGGTGAAATGGCCACATCTctattttctattattgTAGGTATGCTAGGTGCTGCTTATGTGTTGGAAGCAATTGCAAAGGATAATATCATTCCAGGTTTAGAGATATTTGCTCATAATCCAGTATACTCATTAATTTTCACTTGGCTTTTAACTCAACTGTGTTTATTTTCTGATGTCAATAAGATTGCCACATTTATCACCATGACATTCTTATTGACATTTATAGTTATGAATTTGGCATGCTTCTTACTGGGCATTTCTTCAGCTCCTAATTTTAGGCcctctttcaaatatttcaacaGGTATACTACGGCTGCTGGTGCATTGCTCTCTGTCGTTGCGATGTTAATCGTAGACGGTGTTTCTGCCTccgttttatttttggctATGATCttactatttttatttattcacTACTTCTCGCCTCCAAAATCTTGGGGTGATGTATCTCAGAGTCTAATATATCATCAAGTAAGAAAATACCTGCTCCGTTTGCGTCAAGACAACATCAAATATTGGAGACCTCAGATATTGTTGTTTGTAGACAACCCAAGGACAAGCTGGAACCTGATACGGTTCTGTAACCATCTGAAAAAAGGTGGTTTATATATCCTAGGCCATGTAGCAGTAACTGCGGATTTTCCAAAGCAATTAAATGAGTTGAAAACCCAACAGAAAGCTTGGATAAAAATTAGAGATATGGCAGCAATAAAGGCGTTTGTTCAAGTCGGAACCGGCCCCTCTCTCATATGGGGAATCAGAAATGTTTTTATTGGTTCTGGGTTGGGAGGTATGAAACCAAATATTACCGTTGTTGGATTTTTTGACTTGGATACTTATAAGAAGCGTGTTTCGCGAAATAACGAAAACAATCAGGAGCGCCTGCAAGTAACAGCTAATTTACCAGGTAGCTCGTCTTCTGATATAAGAATAAATGTTCCATTGCCTACGGATGAatgcaaaaatgaaagcaAAGTTAATGTTCAACAATGGGTTCAAATTGTAGAAGACCTGTCATTAATGCAATCCAATATTGCTATAGCTCACGGCTTCAAAGTGTTGGAGATACCAAATAAAAAGGACCGCTGTTCTCCaaggaaaacaatagaTCTTTATCCCATTCAGATGTGCGGAAAAGTCCAGGCCACAGATGATCAGCCTGCATCGGTCACTACGAATTTCGATACATATACACTTATCTTACAACTGGCAGCAATTCTAATAACTGTGCCTGAGTGGAAACATACACATGCGTTACGAGTTATCTTATTTGTGGAACAAGAATATCATAGAACTGATGAAGTTCAACGAATGAAAAAACTATTGCAAATTTTAAGAATTGAAGCTGAAGTTCTGGTAGTGTCTTTAGATCAGTTTAGGGTATACAACACTATCGTCAGGGGAGATCCAATCGTATTTGATTATGTAAACGCGAAGCTAGCCGATAACGAATGGTGGCAAGATTTGGTAGAAGCTCGTGATACTTTGAAACCGAAGCGGAGATTTTCTACCATTGAACCTCAATCGATAGCAAAACAATTCATGCAATCAAGAAAGTACACTTCTCGAGTCCAGAAACTAGGAGTTTCATTTACCATGAATACAAGTATGCCAAGCAACCGGATTGAGAATCCGTTTGAGAGTGAAGATTCTGATTTAGATACAGATTTGACATCAATCCGCGATAGCTTCTCAACGTCTACAATTGATCCAGGCAGTAAGGAGCCGACAGTCAAGTCTAAGGCTGGTTCTGATAGAACCAATTTATTTGTAAAAAACTTACAAAACAACGCTTCAACTCAGTCTTTGAGGCCTGTGTTCTCAAGCAATACCTTACCAAGGACCAAAGTGGTAGAAGACGGAACGGGTGAACAGCCAACTTTAATCCCAATTGTGGAACCGAACCTTTCAAACGGGAATGGGAATAAATCAAAGAGACCTGTTCTTCCCGAACTTTCTCCTTGCTGTTCGAAAGATAGTTTAGTTACTGCAATGCAAAACTTGGGCTTTAACGATCTTCCTAGTACAGCTCAACATTTGGTTCTAAATGATATGATGACACAGATGTCAAAGAGTTCAGatttaatcttttcaacTTTACCAATTCCAGCACTTGGAACACATAAGGATCATGAGGCAAGTCTACAATATGTTGAAGACTTAGATATTTGGTTGGAAGGTTTACCGCCATGTATGTTAATTAATTCGCAAACCATGACTGTAACTACTGCATTATAG
- the ABD1 gene encoding mRNA (guanine-N7)-methyltransferase, whose translation MSNKPEKPVWMSQEDYDRQYGAASNDEASTILGNNSKTVMSAPINGNGSLTASQTPPALNPASSVSPTEPETGFKVQKRRHERYDQEERERKQRAQKLREEQLKRHEIEMTANRSMNVDQIVREHYNERTIIANRAKRNLSPIIKLRNFNNAIKYMLIDKLTKPGDVVLELGCGKGGDLRKYGAAGISQFIGIDISNASIQEAHKRYRSMRNLDYQVVLITGDCFGESLGVALEPFPDCRFPCDIVSTQFCLHYAFETEEKARRALLNVAKSLKIGGHFFGTIPDSEFIRYKLNKFPKDVEKPSWGNSIYKVTFENNSYQKNGYEFTSPYGQMYTYWLEDAIDNVPEYVVPFETLRSLADEYGLELVSQMPFNKFFVQEIPKWIERFSPKMREGLQRSDGRYGVEGDEKEAASYFYTMFAFRKIKEYIEPESQKDL comes from the coding sequence ATGTCAAATAAACCAGAGAAACCGGTATGGATGTCACAGGAGGATTATGACCGTCAGTATGGCGCAGCCAGCAACGATGAAGCATCTACTATATTAGGCAACAACTCCAAAACCGTCATGAGCGCACCAATCAATGGCAATGGATCATTAACAGCTTCGCAAACTCCACCTGCTCTAAACCCAGCATCTTCAGTTTCACCTACTGAGCCAGAAACGGGGTTCAAAGtgcaaaaaagaagacacgAAAGGTAcgatcaagaagaaagagaacgTAAACAACGTGCTCAGAAGCTGAGAGAAGAACAATTGAAAAGACACGAGATCGAAATGACCGCAAATAGATCTATGAATGTAGATCAAATCGTCCGAGAACATTATAACGAACGTACAATCATTGCCAACCgagcaaaaagaaatttatcACCTATCATTAAGCTTCGTAATTTCAATAATGCAATAAAATACATGCTAATTGACAAGTTAACAAAACCAGGTGACGTGGTTTTGGAACTTGGATGTGGTAAAGGTGGAGATTTAAGGAAATATGGTGCGGCCGGGATCTCACAGTTTATTGGTATTGATATTTCAAATGCATCTATCCAAGAAGCTCATAAAAGGTACCGTTCTATGAGGAATCTAGACTACCAAGTTGTCTTAATTACGGGGGATTGTTTTGGTGAATCACTAGGTGTTGCCCTAGAACCTTTCCCGGATTGCAGATTCCCATGTGATATCGTTTCAACTCAATTTTGCTTACATTACGCTTTCGAGACCGAAGAAAAGGCAAGAAGGGCTTTACTGAATGTTGCTAAGTCCTTAAAAATTGGTGGTCACTTTTTTGGTACTATACCAGATTCAGAATTTATTCGGTATAAACTAAACAAATTTCCTAAAGATGTGGAAAAACCGTCTTGGGGAAATTCTATATATAAGGtaacttttgaaaataattcgtaccaaaaaaatggttATGAGTTCACGTCTCCTTATGGCCAAATGTACACTTATTGGTTAGAAGACGCTATAGATAATGTTCCCGAGTACGTTGTGCCTTTTGAAACCCTTAGAAGTCTAGCAGATGAATATGGTTTGGAATTAGTATCGCAAATGCCGTTTAATAAGTTTTTTGTCCAGGAAATTCCAAAATGGATTGAAAGGTTTTCTCCTAAAATGAGAGAAGGTTTGCAAAGATCTGACGGTAGGTATGGTGTTGAAGGAGATGAGAAGGAGGCTGcttcatatttttacaCCATGTTTGCGTTCCgcaaaataaaagaatatatcGAACCCGAAAGCCAGAAAGATCTTTAA
- the PRP5 gene encoding DEAD-box RNA helicase PRP5 yields MKSIGSTENRERESLLEERRKKLAKWKQKKAQFDAQKENQTLNSNIVTNSSEIKQNAGKFAARQEKVKEKLRKRKIELEKPHQRLLDKPSKKKSKKNKKKDKVSFEFSDNEEAVAVNAFSMNEDFKDVAEHDDEKDPLDEFMTSLKAEETSRNKILYDSGVILDADDQLVELEEADDENINDSTDNSNISKIAKLKAKKRVKQINYLPEELEPFQKNFYVESEAISSMTETEVEELRLSLDNITIKGTGCPKPVTKWTHLGLSTDTMNLITNRLRFDSLTPIQSQALPAIMSGRDVIGISKTGSGKTISYLLPLLRQVKAQRPLSKHETGPLGLILAPTRELALQIHEEVNKFTETDASIRSVCCTGGSEMKRQITDLKRGAEIVVATPGRFIDILTLNDGKLLSTKRITFVIMDEADRLFDLGFEPQITQIMKTVRPDKQFVLFSATFPNKLRSFAVRVLRSPISITINSKGLVNENVKQKFKICHSEDEKFDNLIQIVRKRNEFFDEAQTEVDGDTSDLEEVDSKAIIFVSSQQICDLISKKLTNVGVVTYAIHAGKPYQERVMNLEKFKREKNSILLCTEVLSRGLNVPEVSLVIIYNSVKTFAQYVHTTGRTARGSRSGIAITLLLNDELSGAYILSKAMRDDELKACDPLQTKELYEMSEKFESGMKKGKFRLSKGFGGKGLENIKSKREEAQIKELEPKKGQKNNDQLENKSDHSSNEHANEAESSAHIPKLEYQIFKEPTLEGSIIFYAKVYINDLPQIVRWEATKNTTLLFIKHETGCSITNKGRFYPEGKEPKNDTDEPKLYLLIEGQDEKDIQLSIELLEQKVKEGVIKAANISLKSTKY; encoded by the coding sequence ATGAAAAGTATTGGTTCGACAGAAAATAGAGAGAGGGAGTCTCTACTCGAagaaaggagaaaaaaactagcaaaatggaaacaaaagaaagcacAATTTGATGCTCAGAAAGAGAATCAAACTCTAAACAGTAACATTGTTACTAACAGTTCAGAGATTAAGCAGAATGCTGGAAAGTTTGCCGCAAGGCAGGAAAAggtgaaagaaaagcttcgaaaaaggaaaattgaACTAGAGAAACCTCATCAGCGTCTATTGGATAaaccttcaaagaaaaagtctaagaaaaacaagaaaaaggacAAGGTGTCTTTCGAATTCAgtgataatgaagaagcagTAGCAGTGAATGCTTTCTCAATGAACGAAGACTTTAAAGACGTAGCGGAGCACGACGATGAGAAGGATCCATTAGATGAGTTTATGACATCATTGAAAGCTGAAGAGACTAGCCGTAATAAGATCTTGTACGATTCAGGAGTCATCCTGGACGCAGATGATCAACTGgttgaattggaagaagctGATGACGAAAATATTAACGACAGCACCGATAACTCTAACATATCTAAAATTGCCAAACTAAAAGCGAAAAAACGTGTAAAGCAAATTAATTATCTGCCGGAAGAACTGGAgccatttcaaaagaacTTCTATGTAGAATCTGAAGCAATCTCCTCGATGACTGAGACGGAAGTAGAAGAGCTCAGACTGAGCCTGGACAACATCACAATAAAGGGAACAGGGTGTCCAAAGCCGGTAACGAAGTGGACACATTTGGGGCTATCAACAGATACTATGAATTTAATTACCAACAGGTTACGATTTGACTCTTTAACCCCAATTCAATCCCAGGCGCTGCCAGCCATCATGTCAGGTCGTGATGTAATTGGAATATCTAAGACAGGGTCCGGTAAAACCATATCTTATCTTTTACCATTATTAAGACAAGTGAAAGCTCAACGGCCATTATCTAAGCATGAAACAGGGCCTTTGGGTTTGATTTTGGCACCAACACGGGAGTTAGCTCTACAGATACATGAAGAAGTTAACAAGTTCACAGAAACAGACGCAAGCATAAGATCGGTATGCTGTACGGGTGGCTCTGAGATGAAGAGGCAGATCACTGATCTCAAAAGAGGTGCTGAAATAGTTGTTGCTACGCCTGGAAGATTTATTGATATACTAACTTTAAACGACGGAAAATTGCTAAGTACCAAAAGAATAACATTTGTAATAATGGACGAAGCAGACAGATTATTCGATTTAGGCTTTGAGCCTCAAATCACCCAAATCATGAAAACAGTTCGGCCGGATAAAcaatttgttttgtttagtGCGACTTTCCCAAATAAGTTACGTAGTTTTGCGGTCAGAGTTTTGCGATCTCCAATATCCATTACAATTAATTCGAAAGGTTTGGTTAACGAAAACGTTAAGCAAAAGTTTAAAATATGTCATtcagaagatgaaaaatttgataaccTGATACAAATTGTTCGTAAGCGCAAcgaattttttgatgagGCTCAAACCGAAGTTGACGGAGACACGAGTGATCTCGAAGAAGTTGATTCTAAAGCTATTATATTTGTGTCAAGCCAACAGATTTGCGATttaatttccaaaaaactGACAAACGTGGGCGTTGTGACCTACGCTATTCATGCAGGCAAACCGTATCAAGAAAGAGTCatgaatttggaaaaattcaagagagagaaaaatagCATTCTGCTTTGTACAGAAGTTCTTTCAAGAGGCCTGAATGTGCCGGAAGTGTCACTGGTTATCATTTATAACTCCGTTAAGACATTTGCGCAATATGTTCACACTACCGGAAGAACCGCCAGGGGTAGTCGTTCGGGTATTGCCATAACCCTCCTGCTAAATGATGAGTTGTCTGGGGCTTATATCCTAAGCAAAGCTATGCGTGATGATGAACTGAAAGCTTGTGATCCTTTGCAAACCAAGGAACTATATGAAATGAGTGAGAAGTTTGAATCGGGTATGAAAAAGGGTAAATTTAGGTTGTCGAAAGGATTTGGGGGCAAAGGacttgaaaatatcaaaagcaaaagggAAGAAGCCCAAATCAAGGAATTGGAACCCAAGAAAGGTCAAAAGAACAACGATCAATTGGAGAATAAAAGCGACCATTCATCTAATGAGCACGCTAATGAAGCGGAATCATCTGCGCATATTCCAAAATTGGAAtatcaaatcttcaaagagCCTACATTAGAGGGATCCATTATCTTTTATGCCAAAGTTTATATTAACGACCTGCCCCAAATTGTAAGATGGGAAGCTACAAAGAACACGACACTGTTATTTATAAAGCACGAAACTGGGTGTAGTATAACTAACAAGGGCAGATTTTATCCGGAAGGAAAGGAACCGAAAAATGACACGGATGAACCCAAATTATACTTGTTGATCGAAGGTCAAGATGAGAAGGACATACAATTGAGTATCGAATTACTagaacaaaaagtaaaggAAGGGGTCATAAAGGCTGCAAATATATCCTTGAAAAGTACAAAGTATTGA
- the ERT1 gene encoding Ert1p — translation MSTSDDNDYNTPRARDTPVDISGSLGEKRKKRKNTNVACVNCSRLHVSCEAKRPCLRCISKGLTATCVDAPRKKSKYLAGIPNKELPMNIQPDHPRKIMIPIYNNSNNSSIGINNIGEQQKFTSPQHIVHKAKFMSNAADSEYSILSNIIYQDTLSNKIPIDILYSNTNSASNSTMGNSSNNSPTGTNTSPEETEMEKIRQLYSEQRANMASHPYPSSNQNVYSILLGANSAKIVASHVNLFANHFPLVPVEPFDGSLNFKRLLPKSPSEKGSQINWDASINQYYLNSEIVTFPELALPLKKKKNHLVSVSLESCSPDATNIKSNVEWEHSLRYSTPMEIYTSINAPFSHTPGFHHLLVYLKHRFNQQDLVKMCRSIAEFRPIFIACSVTLTEEDMIFMEQCYQRTLLEYVKFIGQIGTPTCIWRRNGQISYVNEEFEILSGWTREELLNKMTFIVEIMDDESVRDYFKTLSKVAYRDFKGSEKMKVCRLLSPIKGKVIHCCCMWTLKRDVSGLPLMILGNFMPILN, via the coding sequence ATGTCCACCTCAGATGACAACGACTACAACACACCGCGTGCTCGAGATACACCCGTAGATATAAGCGGGTCCCTCGgggaaaaaaggaagaaaagaaagaacacAAATGTGGCATGCGTGAACTGTTCAAGACTGCATGTCTCGTGTGAAGCCAAACGACCATGTTTGCGATGTATCAGTAAGGGTCTCACAGCCACTTGTGTCGATGCtccaagaaagaaaagcaaatacCTTGCAGGGATTCCGAATAAAGAACTTCCAATGAATATACAGCCGGATCATCCTCGCAAGATCATGATACCCATCTATAATAATTCCAACAACAGCTCCATTGGTATAAACAACATAGGAGAGCAACAGAAGTTTACGAGCCCACAGCATATCGTTCACAAAGCCAAGTTCATGTCGAACGCTGCTGACTCCGAGTACTCCATTCTATCGAACATAATCTATCAAGATACGTTGTCCAATAAGATCCCCATCGACATTTTATACTCCAACACTAATTCTGCATCCAACTCCACCATGGGAAATAGCAGCAATAACAGTCCCACGGGGACAAACACAAGTCCCGAGGAAACTGAAATGGAGAAGATCCGCCAGCTCTACAGCGAACAGCGAGCGAACATGGCCTCGCATCCGTATCCGTCTTCCAATCAAAATGTTTATTCAATATTGTTGGGGGCCAATTCAGCCAAGATCGTGGCCTCGCATGTTAATTTGTTTGCAAATCACTTCCCTTTGGTTCCTGTAGAGCCATTTGATGGTTCTTTAAACTTCAAGAGATTACTACCGAAAAGCCCATCCGAAAAGGGCTCGCAAATAAACTGGGATGCAAGCATAAACCAGTACTACTTGAACAGCGAAATAGTGACGTTCCCTGAATTAGCCCTACccttgaaaaagaaaaagaaccaTTTAGTCTCTGTATCATTGGAAAGCTGTTCGCCGGACGCCACAAATATAAAGAGTAATGTGGAATGGGAACACTCCTTGAGATATTCCACGCCAATGGAAATATACACTTCGATAAACGCACCATTCTCACACACTCCCGGGTTCCACCATCTTTTAGTGTACTTAAAGCATCGATTCAACCAGCAGGATCTGGTGAAGATGTGTCGGTCCATCGCCGAGTTCCGACCCATTTTCATTGCGTGTTCAGTAACATTAACTGAAGAGGACATGATTTTCATGGAGCAATGCTATCAACGAACGCTATTAGAATACGTAAAGTTTATAGGACAGATCGGCACGCCGACGTGCATTTGGCGAAGAAACGGCCAAATCTCTTACGTCAACGAAGAATTCGAAATCTTAAGCGGTTGGACGAGAGAAGAATTATTAAACAAGATGACGTTCATCGTGGAGATCATGGATGATGAAAGTGTACGAGATTACTTCAAGACGCTCTCCAAAGTGGCGTACAGAGACTTTAAAGGTTCTGAGAAAATGAAAGTCTGTAGACTCCTGAGCCCCATCAAGGGTAAGGTGATCCATTGCTGTTGCATGTGGACGCTTAAAAGAGATGTCTCCGGATTGCCCCTGATGATTCTTGGTAATTTCATGCCCATACTCAATTGA
- the THI2 gene encoding Thi2p: MVNCKKQQRNKKVTLSSKPSPTKGRTFTGCWACRFKKRRCDENRPICSLCAKHGDRCSYDIRLMWLEENIYKVRKHALINSMQAGKSKPLCQKISKSRFKEMTHFRQLSPPTSDSEDTTQEPSKNTVLPNENTFTISVRRLKIYNNAVASVFGSLSNRNYNQKHIDKKLDQLLDMVESDISIANPSCAKHGPYSVFKANPDASTTAATITLTDPLPSPGHSLSSADEATANILSSPEDTTSLIDIIQGKIFGILWFNCYGNMILNRQEYTTWFINKMRNSLTTEFVRFLGKIIDDPDINMASCLFKECTARWDCVDWQSIAITMLVIIHGYTCPNLTKLLRVWFLQQLSLKFSMYPLINFIINNTQDLDVLYHCNELLGNAELFEDPYQDELTSELHVLVTERLVNNWKDRILQQLCSCQDTTLSCSQLRYWQLQLKCNEQFYKDVYAMQD, from the coding sequence ATGGTCAATTGCAAGAAACAGCAGCGGAACAAGAAGGTAACGCTATCCTCGAAGCCCTCCCCCACCAAGGGCAGAACATTTACTGGATGCTGGGCGTGCAGGTTCAAGAAGCGCAGGTGCGACGAGAACAGGCCGATCTGCTCGCTGTGTGCCAAGCACGGGGACAGGTGCAGTTACGATATCAGGCTTATGTGGCTGGAGGAGAACATTTACAAAGTGCGCAAGCATGCGCTGATCAATTCCATGCAGGCCGGCAAATCGAAACCACTATGCCAGAAGATCTCCAAGAGCAGGTTCAAGGAGATGACCCATTTCAGACAGCTCTCGCCTCCAACAAGTGACAGTGAAGACACCACGCAGGAGCCCAGCAAGAACACCGTGCTCCCCAACGAGAACACATTCACGATAAGCGTCCGGCGGTTGAAGATCTACAACAACGCGGTGGCCTCTGTGTTCGGCAGCCTCTCCAACAGGAACTACAATCAAAAGCACATAGACAAGAAATTGGACCAGTTGCTGGACATGGTGGAAAGCGACATATCCATTGCTAACCCGAGCTGCGCCAAACACGGTCCTTACTCGGTTTTCAAAGCCAACCCGGATGCCTCCACGACCGCCGCCACGATAACGCTCACAGATCCGCTTCCGTCACCAGGCCACTCCCTGTCTTCTGCCGATGAGGCGACTGCAAACATCCTGTCGTCGCCGGAGGACACCACCTCGCTGATCGATATCATCCAGGGCAAGATCTTCGGGATCCTGTGGTTCAACTGTTACGGGAACATGATCTTGAACCGACAGGAGTACACGACGTGGTTCATCAACAAGATGAGGAACTCGCTGACCACAGAATTCGTCCGCTTCCTGGGGAAAATCATAGACGATCCGGACATCAACATGGCTTCGTGTCTGTTCAAAGAGTGCACCGCTCGTTGGGACTGCGTCGATTGGCAGTCCATAGCTATAACAATGCTGGTCATCATCCATGGATACACCTGCCCCAACCTGACAAAGCTCCTTAGAGTGTGGTTCCTCCAGCAACTATCCTTGAAGTTCTCTATGTATCCGCTGATCAACTTTATCATAAACAACACGCAGGATTTAGACGTTCTGTACCACTGCAACGAATTGCTGGGCAATGCGGAGTTGTTCGAAGACCCTTACCAGGACGAACTCACTTCCGAACTGCATGTCTTGGTCACGGAGCGTCTAGTGAACAACTGGAAGGACAGAATACTGCAGCAGCTTTGCTCTTGCCAAGACACTACACTTTCATGTTCTCAATTACGGTATTGGCAACTACAATTAAAATGCAACGAACAATTTTATAAAGATGTCTACGCCATGCAGGATTAG